A single region of the Malus sylvestris chromosome 8, drMalSylv7.2, whole genome shotgun sequence genome encodes:
- the LOC126633056 gene encoding uncharacterized protein LOC126633056 yields the protein MIGLKHAAVVAVSAGVVAVVVLIVLWRWNCYKKRKQNAGSGGMTTAAAATTVVRTQSLQDGIARLHHHQPSKSMSTGNNYYRRGVSGKPLFSWGNHPTSITDAVENGWSRFGFTNYQSSGSTRSRLLGMCVAGDQRVREAEPEISWEVCQGSVDFMQKIRLNPGLKKVLNLSTSSSASAAASVIKTALPLPGPPLGNNSFPQEAYFEITILSSHDGDDTSQSIVKEGEKIKLIQERYDENSSSDSLVHVRSSSESISRIEELKIRVKDDIHHAKNEAALLSIGLSVGGALPLKLPGSYPGSIGFGSNGSVHLDGIKLVFESEKAAWGQRDRVIGCGFDPRQKKVYFTEESELVHVVHCKSEEFGTPLYPTLAANTDITVLVNLGQSAFKFAPANAQRTANPCFVGPLVRSSAAAFYEDSMELFSMDRSIDSQWLNRCTTKGSRNPSHELEFDEESDADLFEIVLESSGRSPHTIS from the exons ATGATCGGATTGAAGCATGCCGCGGTGGTTGCAGTCAGCGCAGGAGTTGTTGCGGTGGTTGTTTTGATCGTATTATGGCGATGGAATTGTTACAAGAAACGTAAACAAAATGCTGGCAGCGGCGGCATGACAACGGCGGCTGCAGCGACGACGGTTGTTAGAACACAGAGCCTGCAGGATGGAATTGCAAGGCTTCATCACCACCAACCAAGCAAGAGCATGTCGACCGGGAACAACTATTACCGCCGGGGGGTTTCTGGAAAGCCGCTGTTCAGCTGGGGTAATCATCCGACGTCCATCACGGACGCTGTGGAAAACGGGTGGTCGCGATTCGGCTTCACAAATTATCAATCTTCCGGTTCGACAAGGTCGAGACTTTTGGGGATGTGCGTGGCCGGCGATCAACGAGTTAGGGAGGCAGAGCCGGAGATAAGCTGGGAAGTGTGTCAAGGATCAGTCGATTTCATGCAGAAAATTCGACTCAATCCTGGGTTGAAAAAAGTGCTTAATTTAAGCACTTCTAGTTCTGCTTCTGCTGCCGCCTCTGTGATCAAAACTGCTCTGCCTCTGCCGGGCCCTCCTCTTGGAAACAATTCCTTCCCGCAAGAAGCTTATTTCGAGATCACAATTTTGAGTTCGCACGACGGCGATGACACAAGTCAGTCGATTGTTAAGGAAGGAGAGAAGATTAAATTGATTCAGGAGAGATACGATGAGAATTCGAGTTCGGATTCTTTGGTTCATGTGAGGAGTAGTAGTGAGAGCATTAGCAGAATTGAGGAGTTGAAGATTAGAGTTAAGGATGATATTCATCATGCTAAAAATGAAGCTGCGTTGCTGTCGATTGGACTCTCCGTCGGCGGCGCTCTTCCTCTCAAACTGCCGGGAAGTTATCCGGGAAGCATCGGATTCGGCTCCAATGGCTCTGTCCATCTTGATG ggaTTAAACTTGTGTTTGAATCAGAAAAAGCAGCATGGGGACAAAGAGACAGAGTGATTGGATGCGGGTTTGATCCCAGACAAAAGAAGGTATACTTCACTGAGGAATCAGAGCTTGTGCACGTGGTCCACTGCAAGTCAGAGGAATTCGGCACTCCTCTCTATCCAACCCTAGCAGCAAACACTGACATTACTGTCCTGGTCAACCTTGGTCAAAGTGCTTTCAAGTTTGCCCCGGCCAATGCCCAGAGGACAGCTAACCCTTGCTTTGTGGGCCCTCTTGTGAGATCCTCTGCTGCTGCATTCTATGAAGATAGCATGGAGCTTTTCTCCATGGACAGATCAATTGACTCCCAGTGGCTCAACAGATGCACAACCAAGGGCAGCCGAAACCCTAGTCACGAACTGGAGTTTGATGAGGAATCTGATGCTGATTTGTTTGAGATTGTCTTGGAGAGTAGTGGAAGATCCCCACACACGATATCGTAG